CGCCTGCTTACATACTTGAATGGCTTTAAGTGCGGAAGGCCTTGGCGGGTCTATCATTCCTACCAAACCTAAAAATACCAAGTTATGTTCCAAATTGTCCGCTTCCTCAAGTCGCTCATCCCCTGACAGCTGCCTGTAGGCTATACCCAATACCCTTAAAGCTTGGCGGGCCATGGACTCATTTTCCTTCAGCACTTTTTCCTTAAGTTCATTGGTCAAGGAAAGAGCTTTACCTTCAACTAAAACGGACTGGCAGAGATTTAAAATAACATCGGGAGCCCCTTTAGTATAAATAGTCGAAACCCCGTCGTCCTGCCGGTAAATGACAGACATACGCTTGCGCTCCGAATCGAAAGGTATTTCGCCAATTCTCCTCTCTTCCCGCTCCACCTGTTCCCGCCAGATCCCGCCTTTGGCAGCTAAAACCAGCAGGGCGCCTTCCGTAGGATCGCCGCTGATTTCCCAACTGCTTGCCTTCCCGTTTTTTTGTCTGAACAAACCGGATAAGGGAGTGCCGTCTTTCTTCAGGCCTGCATTATTACATAAAGCGCAGCATTTGAGCAACAGTTTCATCGTCTTGTTCCCCCTGCCGATTTTCTTGCCATTTGCCTCAAATTCCCCCCTCGGGTCATAACCTTGCCCTGTAACCTGCACCTTCAGGCCATCGCAAAAGATCTGTCGGGCAGTCATTTCATTTTGGGTTAGCGTCCCTGTCTTGTCGGAACAAATTACCGTAGCACAGCCCAGAGTTTCCACAGCGGGCAGTTTACGGACAATGGCATTCCTGCGGATCATTTTTTGCACTCCGATAGCCAGCGCCACAGTTACAATTGCGGGCAGACCTTCCGGAATAGCCGCCACCGCCAGGCTGACCCCTGCCAGAAACATCTGGTAGATGGCTTCTCCTCTTAATACCCCGGTTACTACTACCAGAGCGCAGATGAGCAGGCAAAAAACCACCAGCAACTTGCCGAGCTGGGCCAGGCGCTTTTGCAGCGGTGTTTCTTCTTCTTCAACCTGCTCAATCATTCCCGCGATCTGACCCATTTCAGTGCGCATGCCGGTAGCAGTAACCACGGCCTTGCCTCTGCCCCTGGTAATTACTGTGCCCATATAAACCATGTTCTTCCTGTCGCCCAAAGCCACTTTTTCCCCGTCAAGAGGTTCCGTTTTCTTTTTCACAGGATGGGATTCACCCGTTAAAGTGGCTTCTTCTACTTCCAAATTAACTGCCTCTGTCAACCTGGCATCGGCAGGCACCCTATCCCCCGTTTCCAGGCAGAGCAAATCCCCAGGCACCAGGTCTTTAGCAGGTACTGTCCGCTGCTGCCCATCCCTGATTACAGTTGCTGCGGGTGCAGCTAGTTTTTTTAACGCCTCCAGCGATTTTTCCGCCCTAAATTCCTGAATAAAACCTAAAATGGCGTTAAGAATTACAATGGCCAGTATAGTTATGGCATCAGCGTATTCCCCCAGCATGCCGGAAATTAGAGTAGCCCCGATTAACACCAGCACCATAAAATCCTGGAATTGTCCCAGCAGGATTTTCAGCGGTAAAATTCTTTTTGCTTGCTGCAGCTGGTTCGGCCCAACCTCCGCCAGCCTGCGTTCCGCTTCTTTTCCGCTTAAGCCTTTTTCTCCGTCGGAAGCCAAGATCGCCATAACTTCTGAGGCTTCCAATTGAAACCAACTACGCTCCTTCATCCTGATTGTCCCTCCCAGCTAATGCTTCCATCTTTAGAATCATATTCCAGTGCTTGGGAGAAAATAACTGTTCCCCTTCCCTTTTAGTTGCAATTTAAACCTTGCCTCTGCTAGAATGAATTAATAGTAAGACTGAGAAAAGGAGTAAAACAATGGCCTTTGACGGGATTGTACTGGCTGCTGTACAACAGGAACTATCGGCAAGACTTTTAAACGGTCGCATAGATAGAATTTATCAACCGTCCTCAGATACCGTAGTATTGCACATCCGCCAGCGAAGCGGAAACTTTAAACTTCTATTGTCTGCCCACGCTTATGATGCCAGAGTACACCTGACTACAGCCAATTTTAGCAACCCATTTAACCCGCCTCTTTTTTGCATGGTTTTGAGGAAACACTTGGAAGGCGGCAAAATATTGAGTATCGAGCAGGAAGAATTGGAGAGGCTGCTCTCTTTTACCGTGGAAGCCCTGGATGAACTTGGTCAAATGAAGAGCAAGCAATTGATTGTGGAAATCATGGGCAAACACAGCAATATCCTGCTGGTGGACCCGGAATCAAACACCATAATCGACGGCATCAAACGCTACACCCATGCGGTGAGCAGGCACCGGGAAGTTCTTCCCGGCAGGGTTTATATCGCCCCGCCCGCTCAACATAAGCTTAACCCGCTCCACATTTCTGAGGAGCAATTTAAAGCCGCGCTTTTTAACGACAATTTTTCTGCCAAAGTAAGTAAAATACTGGTTAAACAACTGGCTGGGCTCAGTTCCCTCATGGCAAACGAAATTGTTTACAGGGCAGGCTTGGACCAGGAAATAACGCTGGAACTGCTGGGAGATTATGATTTGACCAGGCTGTGGCAGGAATTGCAAAGCATTGCTGCGGCTGTCAAGACCGGTGCTTTCACTCCATCGGTCTACTCGTTCCGGGATAACCTGCTGGATTACGCTGCTATTAAATTACAACAGTTCCCTTTTGCCCAAGAAATGATTTTTCCCGGCATGAGCGAGGCCTTGGACAGTTTTTTCCAGGCGAAGCAGGCTAAGGACGAACTGCAACGGGCTAAAAATGAGCTGCGCAGAATTTTAACCAAAGAGCTGGAGAGAAACAGAAAAAAGCAGGCGCTGCAGGAAGAGACCATCGCCCAGGCAAAACTGGCCGAACCTTACCGGATTAAAGGTGAGCTCTTGACTGCCAATATCTATCGCGTTAGTAAAGGCGACAAGACTGTCCTGGTGGAAAATTTCTACAACCCTGATGACGGTCCCCTCTTGATCGAGTTAAAACCGGAGCTCTCGCCTGCCCAAAATGCACAAACTTACTTTAAAAAGTACAACAAAGCCAAAGCAGGGGCAAAAAAAGCACAGGAACAACTGCGCTTAACCAACGAAGAAATTTATTATTTGGAAAGCGTTCTGGAAAGTGTTGATAGGGCAAATCAAATGGCAGAACTGGCTGAAATCAGGAGCGAAATGATTGCCCAGGGCTACTTGGAGCAGGATATCCCAAGGAAAAGCAAAAAACCCCAGCAAGAACAAGCAAAAGCAATGCCTATGGTCTTTCGGGCCAGCAGCGGTTTACCGATTTTAGTGGGCAAAAACAACAGGCAAAATGACTGGCTGACGATGAAACTGGCTAAAGATCACGACATCTGGCTGCATGTTAAAGATCTGCCCGGTTCCCACGTGGTCATCCAAACCGGGGGGAAAAATGTGCCGGACAGCGCCTTGCTGGAGGCCGCAACCCTGGCTGCATATTTCAGCAAGGGACAATATTCGGGCCAGGTACCTGTGGACTGGACCTTGAAAAAGTACGTTAGAAAGCCTAACGGAGCCAAACCTGGAATGGTAATCTACGATCACCAGCAGACCATCTATGTCACCCCGGAGGAAGAAGTGGTCAACAAACTTAAAGCGTAATGCCCGGCTCATCGCCGGGCGTTATTTTCCTGTTAAATGTTCGAGGATAAAGGGGGCTATCTTATCTATTTGACATGTTTGTGGCTGCTTGTCGGTGCCCGCTATGATCAGCGGGACCAGGGAATCCTCCCGGTGTAAGGAACCGTGACTCCCGCCGCCGGGGTGGATAGCAGCCGCTTCCCCGCCGAACTCGTAACCGGGTGCGGCAGATAAGGCAATGCAGGTTTCGGGCCTGGCCTCCAATGCGTGTCTTATCCTGTTAAATGCATCAGGGTACTCAGCAAAGTGGACTGTATTTTCTTTAACTTTGCCGCCTACAACTGCAATGTCACCTTCAAAATCCCACCCAATGCCGGCATCATCCTTAAAGCTTCCCCCAGAGGAAAAGGCTAGCAATTGACCGTTCCCGCCGCTCTTTACAAAGTAAGTTTTCTCCTCCCGCCACATCACTTGGGCAATCCGGGGATCTTTCGCAAGC
This region of Zhaonella formicivorans genomic DNA includes:
- a CDS encoding calcium-transporting P-type ATPase, PMR1-type, yielding MKERSWFQLEASEVMAILASDGEKGLSGKEAERRLAEVGPNQLQQAKRILPLKILLGQFQDFMVLVLIGATLISGMLGEYADAITILAIVILNAILGFIQEFRAEKSLEALKKLAAPAATVIRDGQQRTVPAKDLVPGDLLCLETGDRVPADARLTEAVNLEVEEATLTGESHPVKKKTEPLDGEKVALGDRKNMVYMGTVITRGRGKAVVTATGMRTEMGQIAGMIEQVEEEETPLQKRLAQLGKLLVVFCLLICALVVVTGVLRGEAIYQMFLAGVSLAVAAIPEGLPAIVTVALAIGVQKMIRRNAIVRKLPAVETLGCATVICSDKTGTLTQNEMTARQIFCDGLKVQVTGQGYDPRGEFEANGKKIGRGNKTMKLLLKCCALCNNAGLKKDGTPLSGLFRQKNGKASSWEISGDPTEGALLVLAAKGGIWREQVEREERRIGEIPFDSERKRMSVIYRQDDGVSTIYTKGAPDVILNLCQSVLVEGKALSLTNELKEKVLKENESMARQALRVLGIAYRQLSGDERLEEADNLEHNLVFLGLVGMIDPPRPSALKAIQVCKQAGIKTVMITGDHQITARAVAEELGLPVGAGQVITGVELDAMDDEEFASRVKDISVYARVSPKHKLRIVKALKQRGEVVAMTGDGVNDAPAVKEADIGVAMGKTGTDVTKEASAMILADDNFATIVAAVEEGRAIYDNIRKFIRYLLSCNVGEVLTMFLAALFALPLPLLPIQILWVNLVTDGLPAMALGVDNADPDIMQRKPRHPKESVFSRGLWRKIGSRGLQIGLGTLLVFVLANYLSDGNLTLARTMAFATLVFSQLFHVFDCKSERYSLFQVGVFSNPYLVLAVCCSITMELAVIYLPWLQPIFKTTPLNGYHWYLILMVAGWRTFFTAFIHYLVKPIGRKLIYLKA
- a CDS encoding Rqc2 family fibronectin-binding protein: MAFDGIVLAAVQQELSARLLNGRIDRIYQPSSDTVVLHIRQRSGNFKLLLSAHAYDARVHLTTANFSNPFNPPLFCMVLRKHLEGGKILSIEQEELERLLSFTVEALDELGQMKSKQLIVEIMGKHSNILLVDPESNTIIDGIKRYTHAVSRHREVLPGRVYIAPPAQHKLNPLHISEEQFKAALFNDNFSAKVSKILVKQLAGLSSLMANEIVYRAGLDQEITLELLGDYDLTRLWQELQSIAAAVKTGAFTPSVYSFRDNLLDYAAIKLQQFPFAQEMIFPGMSEALDSFFQAKQAKDELQRAKNELRRILTKELERNRKKQALQEETIAQAKLAEPYRIKGELLTANIYRVSKGDKTVLVENFYNPDDGPLLIELKPELSPAQNAQTYFKKYNKAKAGAKKAQEQLRLTNEEIYYLESVLESVDRANQMAELAEIRSEMIAQGYLEQDIPRKSKKPQQEQAKAMPMVFRASSGLPILVGKNNRQNDWLTMKLAKDHDIWLHVKDLPGSHVVIQTGGKNVPDSALLEAATLAAYFSKGQYSGQVPVDWTLKKYVRKPNGAKPGMVIYDHQQTIYVTPEEEVVNKLKA